One genomic window of Vibrio parahaemolyticus includes the following:
- a CDS encoding LysR family transcriptional regulator yields MKEDIQWRNIDLNLLVTFSYLYRHRSVSVAAEKNYVSQSAMSHSLSRLRLLFDDPLFERKGHKMEPTEHAHHIAPTVHHLLDSIAKDLLTKSAFQPENYAGVCRIGLTDYAEFIFAPRLYDEIRQRAPEAQISFINVNRSNYVALTEHEKLDVIIGSMPVLDDNFESLYLYTEKHVCMCDKQVLKGETQLSLEAFANIEQALVSPDGSLKTQVDQKLAEHGLSRKVTVASRNFLTIRHLLKKRDLIAIVPEKMALAEGFSDDLITVKPPIAVADFDIAMLWHSSRNNEDKGIWLRELVSSTITSHI; encoded by the coding sequence GTGAAAGAGGACATTCAGTGGCGCAACATTGACTTGAACTTATTGGTGACGTTTTCCTACTTGTATCGACATCGAAGCGTTAGCGTCGCGGCAGAGAAAAATTACGTTAGCCAGTCGGCGATGAGTCATAGTTTGTCTCGTTTAAGGTTGTTGTTTGACGACCCGCTTTTTGAGCGAAAAGGACACAAGATGGAGCCCACCGAGCACGCTCACCACATCGCGCCTACCGTGCATCATTTGCTGGACTCTATCGCCAAAGACTTGCTCACTAAGTCAGCCTTCCAACCTGAAAATTACGCGGGTGTATGTCGCATTGGGTTAACGGATTATGCCGAGTTTATTTTTGCTCCTCGGCTTTATGACGAAATACGCCAGCGCGCACCAGAGGCCCAGATCAGTTTTATTAACGTCAATCGTAGCAACTACGTGGCATTAACTGAGCACGAAAAGCTCGATGTCATTATTGGCAGCATGCCAGTGTTGGATGACAACTTTGAGAGCTTGTACTTGTACACGGAAAAACACGTGTGTATGTGTGATAAACAGGTATTGAAAGGGGAAACACAGCTGTCTCTGGAAGCGTTCGCGAACATAGAGCAAGCTCTGGTAAGTCCCGATGGGAGCTTAAAGACACAAGTAGACCAAAAGCTCGCAGAACATGGCTTGAGCCGTAAAGTCACCGTGGCGTCGCGCAACTTTCTCACTATTCGGCATTTATTGAAAAAGCGCGATCTCATTGCCATCGTGCCAGAAAAAATGGCGTTGGCGGAGGGCTTTTCGGACGATCTCATTACTGTTAAGCCGCCGATCGCCGTTGCGGATTTTGATATTGCCATGCTGTGGCATTCCAGCCGAAACAATGAAGACAAAGGCATTTGGCTACGCGAGCTGGTTTCTTCGACCATTACCTCTCACATATAA
- a CDS encoding tetratricopeptide repeat protein translates to MWIKKYVIISLLVLTACATNEQASDFDSSLYSGKPVESLTNDEPPKTEEEAISRGDIALTNKNVDLALYEYIRSLSFPNAVHKDKTLYTVGRIHLARENYELADKAFRASLAENPDNIGSLQELGTLYTKRGEKDVGKSYYIRALNADQIRMKGNPNITNDNITTETVATYRYDDKSPVAAYSGLGVLYDVRGDHGVAQALIRKGLDIDPRNVNALVSLGYSYYMEKEYSKAAHFTQAALSIKPSDERAINNLGLIALAKDQPRQALSIFSRHMTEPEALNNVGYFLILQGKPDEAIPYLQQAIDKNPAYYELANKNLERALAIVRERQDTSKVFLQ, encoded by the coding sequence TTGTGGATTAAGAAATACGTCATCATCTCGTTGTTGGTGCTCACTGCATGTGCAACAAATGAACAAGCATCCGATTTTGATTCCAGCTTGTATTCTGGCAAACCCGTTGAGTCGCTCACCAATGATGAGCCGCCCAAAACTGAGGAAGAGGCTATCTCGCGCGGTGATATTGCGCTTACCAACAAAAATGTCGATTTGGCATTGTATGAATACATTCGCTCCCTTTCTTTCCCTAACGCGGTGCATAAGGACAAAACGCTATACACCGTCGGGCGTATTCACTTAGCTCGCGAGAACTACGAACTGGCGGATAAAGCCTTTCGTGCATCGCTTGCAGAAAATCCTGACAACATTGGTTCCTTACAAGAACTTGGCACGCTGTACACCAAGCGTGGCGAAAAAGACGTCGGTAAGAGTTATTACATTCGCGCACTTAATGCCGACCAAATCCGTATGAAAGGCAACCCGAACATCACCAACGACAACATCACGACAGAGACTGTAGCCACTTATCGTTACGACGATAAATCGCCAGTGGCTGCGTATTCTGGTTTAGGCGTATTGTATGACGTCCGGGGCGATCACGGCGTAGCACAAGCACTGATCAGAAAAGGGTTGGATATTGACCCGAGAAACGTTAACGCATTAGTCAGTTTGGGATACTCGTACTACATGGAAAAAGAGTACTCAAAAGCGGCGCACTTTACTCAAGCGGCTTTGAGCATCAAACCGAGTGATGAAAGGGCAATTAACAACTTAGGATTGATTGCGCTTGCGAAAGACCAACCAAGACAAGCGCTGAGCATTTTCAGCCGTCATATGACCGAGCCTGAAGCGTTAAATAACGTGGGGTACTTTTTAATTCTGCAAGGCAAGCCGGACGAAGCGATTCCTTACTTGCAGCAAGCGATTGATAAGAACCCGGCCTACTATGAGTTAGCCAACAAAAACCTAGAGCGCGCTCTTGCGATAGTTCGCGAGCGACAAGATACATCGAAAGTGTTCTTACAATAG
- the chrA gene encoding chromate efflux transporter, giving the protein MFTIFKTFFWLGWFSFGGPAAHIGYFRQTFVEKLKWLDDSEYAQIVALSQFLPGPGSSQVGFALGYKRGGLGGACAAFVGFTLPSVIIMLALAMVSSQITDTAVFQNIVHGLKLLAVVVVADATWGMYKNFCQSKLTAGLCVATAIALLVAPSIMTQMFVLLVAGFVGMRYLKKDSAPSAEPFKPSITPLALFAVLLLGLPLVAHTLPLLGLFSDFFQAGSLVFGGGHVVLPLLQNIVGDQLSQDAFLTGYAAAQAVPGPMFTFATFIGYELSDTPILGALIATLGVFLPGFLLLLGVLKNWQALAGKPLVSGAINGVNASVVGLLLAALYQPVFSSAVVAPIDMALVVAGFYLHQKLNLSVLWMIVFFVAAGLVTGMM; this is encoded by the coding sequence ATGTTCACCATCTTCAAAACTTTTTTCTGGCTGGGTTGGTTCAGCTTCGGCGGCCCTGCGGCTCATATTGGTTATTTTCGACAAACCTTTGTTGAGAAACTGAAATGGCTTGATGACAGCGAGTACGCGCAAATTGTCGCGCTCAGTCAGTTTTTGCCGGGACCGGGCTCAAGCCAAGTCGGCTTTGCATTGGGTTATAAACGCGGCGGTTTAGGTGGCGCATGCGCAGCATTTGTCGGATTCACGCTTCCTTCGGTGATCATCATGTTGGCGCTGGCGATGGTGAGCAGCCAAATCACCGACACCGCAGTGTTCCAAAACATCGTTCACGGCCTAAAACTGCTCGCAGTCGTCGTCGTGGCGGATGCGACTTGGGGCATGTACAAAAACTTCTGTCAAAGCAAACTGACCGCGGGTTTGTGCGTCGCGACTGCGATTGCGTTGCTGGTGGCACCAAGCATCATGACGCAAATGTTCGTGTTGCTCGTAGCAGGTTTTGTCGGCATGCGATATCTGAAGAAAGACTCCGCGCCATCAGCCGAGCCGTTTAAACCGTCTATCACGCCATTGGCTCTATTTGCGGTGCTTTTACTCGGCTTACCGTTAGTAGCTCATACGTTGCCTTTGCTTGGGCTGTTTAGTGATTTTTTCCAAGCTGGTAGTTTAGTGTTTGGTGGCGGTCATGTGGTGCTACCGCTTCTGCAAAACATTGTTGGCGACCAGCTCAGCCAAGATGCATTTTTAACAGGCTACGCCGCTGCACAAGCTGTACCGGGGCCAATGTTCACCTTTGCGACTTTTATTGGTTATGAGCTTTCGGATACGCCAATTTTAGGCGCGCTGATCGCAACGCTTGGCGTATTCCTCCCAGGGTTTCTTTTACTGCTTGGCGTTCTTAAAAACTGGCAAGCACTGGCAGGAAAACCGCTGGTCTCCGGCGCTATCAACGGTGTCAATGCCTCGGTAGTAGGGTTACTACTCGCGGCACTTTACCAGCCAGTATTTAGCAGCGCAGTTGTTGCTCCCATCGACATGGCGTTAGTGGTTGCGGGTTTCTATCTACACCAAAAGCTCAACCTTTCGGTGCTGTGGATGATCGTGTTTTTTGTGGCGGCAGGCCTTGTCACGGGCATGATGTAG
- the ebgA gene encoding beta-galactosidase subunit alpha, translating to MNNWENFQHLHENRMAPRAYFFSYDSVQSAQTFQRELSRRFMLLSGQWAFRYFTNPMLVPDEFYSQTMNDWGHITVPNMWQMEGHGDLQYTDEGFPFPIDVPFVPTDNPTGAYQRTFALGPQWDNQQTIIKFDGVETYFEVYVNGEYVGFSKGSRLTAEFDISKFVQQGENLLSVRVMQWADSTYIEDQDMWWTAGIFRDVYLIGKENIHVQDLTIRTDFADDYQSATLSAQIELENLSTAITSGYTLEYALHDKGTVVASGQCDSLTIQKHHSTSFAIDMVNPTHWTAENPYLYHLFITLKDHQGNVVEVIPQRVGFRDIKVRDGLFYINNQYVMLHGVNRHDNDHLKGRAVGMDRVEKDLILMKQHNINSVRTAHYPNDPRFYDLCDIYGLFVMAETDVETHGFANVGDLSRITNDPAWEAVFVDRAVRHVHAQKNHPSIIMWSLGNESGYGCNIRAMYAATKAIDDTRLVHYEEDRDAEVVDVISTMYSRAQLMNYFGEHPYEKPRIICEYAHAMGNGPGGLTEYQNVFYAHDHIQGHYVWEWCDHGILARDEHGQEFYKYGGDYGDYPNNYNFCMDGLIYPDQTPGPGLKEYKQVIAPVKIRAVEGCHDRFIVENKLWFTNLDDYTITADVRAEGETLRSVQFKVEALVANSEREVTIDLPELDEREAFVNFTVRKDSRTLYSEANHEIAVYQFQLKNNSATLPALVNHNIQPLVLEESRLEHVITGHNFALTFSKVNGKLTSWRVNGEEIIQSEPRLNFFKPMIDNHKQEYEGLWHPAHLQIMQEHFRTLAVEATDDSVLITTTSIIAPPVFDFGMRCTYRYQINAQGHLNVELSGERYGDYPHVIPVIGLDLGINGSFDQVSYYGRGPEENYQDSRQANLIDVYHSTVEDMFENYPFPQNNGNRQHVRWASLTNRHGTGLLVKPQQEINFSAWFYTNQNLHEAQHTIELEKSGYITLNLDHQVMGLGSNSWGSEVLDSYRVYMDEFRYGLTLMPLQAGDCNAQVMANHDFDNAFFTQTNTQSVNEA from the coding sequence GTGAACAATTGGGAAAACTTCCAACACTTACACGAGAATCGTATGGCACCGCGTGCGTACTTTTTCTCCTACGACTCTGTTCAGAGCGCACAAACCTTTCAACGTGAACTAAGTCGCCGCTTTATGTTGCTCAGCGGCCAATGGGCATTTCGTTATTTCACCAACCCAATGTTGGTGCCTGATGAGTTTTACTCACAAACAATGAACGACTGGGGACACATTACTGTCCCAAACATGTGGCAAATGGAAGGCCACGGCGATCTGCAATACACCGATGAAGGCTTCCCATTCCCGATCGACGTCCCGTTTGTACCAACCGACAACCCAACGGGCGCTTATCAACGCACATTTGCACTTGGTCCACAGTGGGATAACCAACAAACCATCATCAAGTTCGATGGCGTGGAAACCTACTTTGAAGTGTACGTAAACGGCGAGTACGTCGGCTTTAGTAAAGGCAGCCGACTCACAGCGGAATTCGACATTTCCAAGTTCGTCCAACAAGGCGAAAACTTACTCTCTGTACGCGTAATGCAGTGGGCCGATTCCACTTACATTGAAGACCAAGACATGTGGTGGACGGCGGGGATATTCCGTGATGTTTACCTAATCGGAAAAGAGAACATTCACGTCCAAGACCTAACAATTCGCACCGATTTCGCCGACGATTACCAAAGTGCGACGCTCAGTGCTCAAATCGAATTGGAAAACCTTTCCACCGCTATCACGTCTGGCTACACGCTGGAATACGCGCTGCATGACAAAGGCACTGTCGTAGCCAGTGGTCAATGCGATTCACTGACTATCCAAAAACACCACTCAACAAGCTTTGCGATTGATATGGTGAATCCAACGCATTGGACAGCTGAAAATCCTTACCTTTACCACTTGTTCATCACCTTAAAAGATCACCAAGGCAACGTAGTGGAAGTGATCCCACAACGCGTGGGTTTCCGTGACATCAAAGTGCGCGATGGCCTGTTTTACATCAACAATCAATACGTGATGCTGCATGGTGTAAACCGTCATGACAACGACCACCTAAAAGGTCGCGCAGTGGGCATGGACCGCGTGGAAAAAGATCTGATTTTGATGAAGCAACACAACATCAACTCAGTTCGCACCGCGCACTACCCGAACGACCCACGCTTCTACGATCTGTGTGATATTTACGGCCTGTTTGTGATGGCAGAAACCGATGTGGAAACCCACGGCTTTGCCAACGTTGGCGACCTGAGCCGCATCACCAATGATCCTGCTTGGGAAGCGGTGTTTGTTGATCGCGCAGTGCGCCATGTTCATGCGCAAAAGAACCACCCTTCTATCATCATGTGGTCACTCGGTAACGAATCAGGTTATGGCTGTAACATCCGTGCGATGTATGCAGCGACCAAAGCAATTGATGACACCCGTTTGGTTCACTACGAAGAAGACCGCGATGCTGAAGTGGTCGATGTGATTTCGACGATGTACTCACGCGCTCAACTGATGAATTACTTTGGCGAACACCCATACGAGAAGCCACGCATTATCTGCGAATACGCACACGCGATGGGGAACGGGCCGGGTGGTCTGACGGAATACCAAAACGTGTTCTATGCACACGACCACATTCAAGGTCACTACGTTTGGGAATGGTGTGATCACGGCATTCTAGCGCGTGATGAACACGGTCAAGAGTTCTACAAATACGGCGGCGATTACGGCGACTACCCAAACAACTACAACTTCTGCATGGATGGTCTGATTTACCCAGATCAAACCCCGGGCCCTGGCCTGAAAGAATACAAACAAGTCATTGCACCGGTGAAAATCCGCGCCGTTGAAGGTTGCCATGACCGCTTTATCGTTGAGAACAAATTGTGGTTCACCAACCTCGATGATTACACCATTACTGCTGACGTGCGTGCCGAAGGTGAAACCCTGCGTAGCGTGCAATTCAAAGTCGAAGCTTTGGTCGCCAACAGCGAACGTGAAGTGACCATCGACTTGCCAGAATTGGATGAGCGCGAAGCCTTTGTTAACTTCACCGTACGCAAAGACAGTCGCACGCTTTACAGCGAAGCCAACCATGAAATTGCGGTGTATCAGTTCCAACTGAAAAACAACTCCGCGACGTTGCCTGCGCTGGTCAACCACAATATTCAACCCTTGGTGCTTGAAGAAAGCCGCCTAGAGCACGTGATCACAGGTCATAACTTTGCGCTTACTTTCTCCAAAGTAAACGGCAAACTGACCTCATGGCGCGTAAATGGCGAAGAGATCATTCAATCTGAGCCAAGACTGAACTTCTTCAAACCGATGATTGATAACCACAAACAAGAGTATGAAGGTTTGTGGCACCCAGCGCATCTGCAAATCATGCAGGAGCACTTCCGCACACTTGCTGTGGAAGCAACAGATGATTCCGTCTTGATTACGACCACCAGCATCATTGCGCCGCCGGTCTTTGATTTTGGCATGCGTTGTACCTATCGCTATCAAATCAATGCTCAAGGCCATTTGAACGTGGAACTGAGTGGCGAGCGCTACGGCGACTACCCTCACGTGATTCCGGTCATCGGCTTGGATTTGGGCATCAACGGCAGCTTTGATCAAGTGAGTTACTACGGTCGCGGCCCAGAAGAAAACTACCAAGACAGTCGCCAAGCTAACCTCATTGATGTTTACCACAGCACCGTAGAAGACATGTTCGAGAACTACCCGTTCCCGCAAAACAACGGCAACCGCCAACACGTGCGCTGGGCCTCACTCACCAACCGTCATGGCACAGGGTTATTGGTGAAACCTCAGCAAGAAATCAACTTCAGCGCGTGGTTCTACACCAACCAAAATCTGCATGAAGCGCAACATACGATCGAGCTAGAAAAGAGTGGCTACATCACCCTTAACCTTGACCATCAAGTGATGGGGTTAGGCTCGAACTCATGGGGCAGCGAAGTGCTCGACTCTTACCGCGTGTACATGGACGAGTTCCGTTACGGTTTGACGCTGATGCCACTGCAAGCAGGCGATTGCAACGCACAAGTGATGGCAAACCATGATTTCGACAACGCGTTTTTCACTCAAACCAATACTCAATCAGTCAACGAGGCTTAA
- a CDS encoding phosphatase PAP2 family protein → MEQDNNYELNLSWQKKGVAFFNQLREDIVADKSIYFYCLITAILLYALAVYLKLPVQYSFTTYLETLYLACYSAGLVWCSYYYLYLLVRREKHPTKQFLRKLKTIVFPLSRTCSILILLLALNIVFSNYTFLKSIIPLLHPYGVDQSLIELDRWLHFGNDPWVITHAIFSSPWASLAINTAYNAWFFFMWVTLFFFVLYKKARVLRLQFLLTFLLTWMINGSLFATTFSSVGPCYLELLNGDDLFAPLMQRLNEQSTFLESVGAFPLWALQTQDYLWQSYVTQVNGIGSGISAMPSMHVSIAVLMALCTYRLNKTLGYFACAFAVIIQIGSVHLGWHYAVDGYFSVLSTLAIWKAVGWALTSHTPQTKVT, encoded by the coding sequence ATGGAACAAGACAACAATTACGAGCTCAACCTGAGCTGGCAGAAAAAGGGCGTCGCTTTCTTCAATCAATTGCGAGAGGATATAGTTGCAGATAAAAGCATCTATTTTTATTGCCTTATCACAGCCATCCTGCTTTATGCCTTAGCAGTGTACTTAAAACTCCCAGTTCAATACTCATTTACTACCTACCTCGAAACTCTTTATTTAGCTTGTTACAGCGCAGGGCTTGTGTGGTGCAGTTACTACTATTTGTATCTGCTTGTTCGCCGTGAGAAACACCCCACCAAACAGTTTCTACGTAAGCTCAAGACCATCGTTTTCCCGCTCAGTCGAACCTGCTCAATTCTGATTTTGTTATTGGCGCTCAACATCGTCTTTTCAAATTACACCTTCTTAAAATCCATCATCCCCTTGCTACACCCTTACGGTGTTGATCAGAGCTTGATTGAACTCGACCGCTGGCTACATTTTGGCAACGACCCGTGGGTGATTACTCACGCTATTTTCTCAAGCCCTTGGGCATCTCTGGCAATCAATACCGCCTACAATGCTTGGTTCTTTTTTATGTGGGTGACGCTGTTTTTCTTTGTACTGTACAAGAAGGCACGAGTATTACGCTTACAGTTTTTACTCACGTTTCTGCTGACTTGGATGATCAACGGCAGCCTATTTGCGACCACGTTTTCATCAGTAGGGCCGTGTTATTTGGAGCTTTTGAACGGTGATGATCTTTTTGCTCCTTTAATGCAGAGATTGAACGAGCAAAGTACGTTTTTAGAAAGCGTTGGTGCATTTCCATTATGGGCTTTACAAACTCAGGATTACCTTTGGCAAAGCTATGTAACGCAGGTAAATGGCATCGGTTCTGGCATCTCTGCCATGCCAAGTATGCACGTATCCATTGCGGTGTTAATGGCGCTATGCACTTACCGTCTCAATAAAACATTGGGATACTTTGCCTGTGCTTTTGCGGTCATCATTCAAATAGGTTCGGTCCATTTGGGATGGCATTACGCGGTTGATGGCTATTTTTCTGTGCTTTCAACCTTGGCGATTTGGAAAGCGGTAGGATGGGCGCTAACGAGCCATACTCCCCAAACAAAAGTTACTTAA
- a CDS encoding amino acid permease, whose product MSESKRNTIGKFGLLSLTFAAVFSFNNVINNNIEIGLASAPMFFLATIFYFIPFCLIIAEFVSLNKDSEAGVYAWVKSSLGGRWAFISAYTYWFVNLFFFTSLLPRVIAYASYAFLGYEYILTPFTTTVLSMILFAFATYVSTNGAKMLGPITSVTSSLMLLLTMSYILLAGAALIGGVEPADPITVEAMIPDFSWAFLGITTWIFMAAGGAESVAVYVNDVKGGSKSFVKVIIIAGIFIGVLYSVASVLINVFVPSETLKYTGGSVQVFEGLAAYFGLPEILMNRFVGLVSFTAMFGSLLMWTATPVKIFFSEIPEGIFGKKTVELNENGVPARAAWYQFLIVIPLMIIPTLGSNTAQDLMNTVINMTAAASMLPPLFIMLAYLNLRLKLDHVERDFKMGSRKMGIATVSVLIAIFTVGFLASTFPTGADIMTIIFYNVGGIVIFLGFAWWKYSQYEKSLNQEERIKEAAPASQAV is encoded by the coding sequence ATGTCTGAATCCAAACGTAATACGATAGGCAAATTCGGGTTGTTGTCCCTCACCTTTGCTGCAGTATTTAGCTTTAATAACGTAATCAATAACAACATCGAGATCGGTCTAGCGTCTGCGCCAATGTTCTTTCTGGCGACCATTTTTTATTTCATCCCTTTCTGTTTGATCATCGCAGAATTCGTATCTCTGAATAAAGATTCTGAAGCGGGGGTCTACGCATGGGTAAAAAGCTCACTTGGCGGTCGCTGGGCGTTTATCTCTGCCTACACTTACTGGTTCGTTAACCTATTCTTCTTCACGTCCTTGCTGCCGCGTGTTATCGCTTATGCGTCTTACGCGTTCTTGGGCTATGAATACATTCTGACGCCATTCACCACTACCGTGCTCAGTATGATTTTGTTTGCGTTTGCGACCTACGTATCGACAAACGGCGCGAAAATGTTGGGGCCAATTACGTCGGTGACCTCCTCCCTCATGCTGCTACTGACAATGTCGTACATTTTACTGGCTGGCGCTGCGTTGATCGGCGGCGTAGAACCGGCTGATCCAATTACTGTAGAAGCGATGATCCCTGATTTCAGCTGGGCATTTTTAGGCATTACTACATGGATCTTTATGGCGGCAGGCGGTGCGGAATCGGTCGCGGTTTACGTAAACGATGTGAAAGGCGGCTCGAAATCGTTCGTTAAAGTCATCATCATCGCAGGTATCTTTATCGGTGTGCTTTACTCAGTCGCGTCTGTTTTGATTAACGTGTTTGTTCCTAGCGAAACCCTAAAATACACGGGCGGCTCGGTTCAAGTATTTGAAGGTTTGGCTGCGTACTTTGGTTTGCCAGAAATATTGATGAACCGCTTCGTAGGCTTGGTATCCTTCACCGCTATGTTTGGCTCTCTACTGATGTGGACAGCAACGCCAGTGAAAATCTTCTTCTCTGAGATTCCAGAAGGCATTTTTGGTAAGAAAACCGTAGAGCTGAACGAAAACGGCGTGCCAGCTCGCGCAGCTTGGTATCAGTTCCTTATCGTTATCCCATTGATGATCATCCCAACATTAGGTTCTAACACCGCTCAAGATCTGATGAACACCGTAATCAACATGACGGCAGCCGCCTCGATGCTGCCACCACTGTTCATCATGTTGGCATACCTGAATCTGCGCTTGAAACTGGATCACGTCGAGCGTGATTTCAAAATGGGCTCACGCAAAATGGGCATCGCTACCGTATCGGTACTGATCGCTATCTTTACGGTTGGTTTCTTAGCATCGACCTTCCCTACTGGGGCCGACATCATGACCATCATTTTCTACAACGTTGGCGGTATCGTGATTTTCCTTGGCTTTGCTTGGTGGAAGTACAGCCAATACGAAAAATCATTGAATCAGGAAGAGCGTATAAAAGAAGCCGCGCCTGCTTCGCAAGCGGTATAA
- a CDS encoding beta-galactosidase subunit beta, with product MIVLDSLEQFKQVYRNGRKWNRCVEAIGNIGNIKDGVMHSIGDSLVYMVEDGIAKQTETFIGNRRYFDVHYYLEGRETVEFADKTALTLEQAYRDETDREFFSGQGETRELCEGQVAIFENSEAYRFHGDNRVRKVVLKVTIEDGYFLNK from the coding sequence ATGATCGTGTTAGACAGCTTAGAGCAATTCAAACAGGTATATCGCAACGGTCGTAAATGGAACCGCTGTGTGGAAGCCATTGGCAACATCGGCAACATCAAAGATGGCGTGATGCACTCGATTGGCGATTCACTGGTTTACATGGTTGAAGATGGCATCGCGAAACAAACCGAAACGTTCATCGGTAACCGTCGTTACTTCGATGTGCATTACTACCTCGAAGGCCGAGAAACCGTTGAGTTCGCGGATAAAACCGCTTTGACACTAGAACAAGCTTATCGTGATGAAACCGACCGCGAATTTTTTTCTGGTCAGGGTGAAACACGTGAGCTTTGCGAAGGCCAAGTGGCGATTTTTGAAAACAGTGAAGCGTACCGCTTCCATGGAGACAACCGCGTAAGAAAAGTGGTGCTCAAAGTGACCATCGAAGATGGCTACTTCCTAAATAAATAA
- a CDS encoding type II secretion system F family protein, giving the protein MESIQGWLNGFAINQETLLMGLILVTTVLVVMTLGSIIVGVNSPIKRKLAELSGDKKPLPTHNKKMADTLESLAPLTSPTSEKERQTTRNKLMHAGFHQSNSLSMFYAIKSITTILGIMIAVLVYLTVPESKYLYTYMALSAFIGLLIPDFMLRRMVNKRQQAIRAGVPDMLDLLVVCTESGLGFNAALRRVADEIVISHPELADEVDTVCNKIQAGKPMPESLRELVVRTGLEELMGLVSMLSHASRIGGSLVNSLREYTEDYRDKRQQAAEEIAAKIPVKMMFPMVIFIWPCFFIVAIGPALISLAEAFSN; this is encoded by the coding sequence ATGGAAAGTATTCAAGGATGGTTGAACGGTTTTGCCATTAATCAAGAAACCTTACTGATGGGACTTATCTTGGTCACGACGGTGCTCGTGGTGATGACGTTGGGCTCCATCATTGTCGGGGTCAATTCGCCTATCAAGCGCAAGCTGGCGGAGTTGTCAGGTGATAAGAAACCGCTTCCAACGCACAACAAAAAAATGGCCGATACGTTGGAGTCTCTTGCGCCTTTAACCTCGCCAACCAGTGAAAAAGAACGCCAAACCACACGCAACAAACTGATGCATGCGGGTTTCCATCAAAGTAACTCGTTATCGATGTTCTACGCCATTAAGTCGATCACCACTATTTTGGGCATCATGATTGCCGTTTTGGTCTACTTGACGGTGCCAGAGTCGAAATACCTCTACACTTACATGGCCTTGTCCGCATTTATTGGTTTGTTGATCCCAGATTTTATGCTGCGCCGTATGGTGAATAAGCGCCAACAAGCGATTCGTGCTGGTGTGCCAGATATGCTTGATTTGCTGGTGGTCTGTACGGAATCAGGGCTTGGGTTTAATGCCGCGTTACGTCGTGTTGCCGACGAGATAGTCATTTCTCACCCTGAACTTGCGGATGAAGTAGATACGGTATGTAACAAGATTCAAGCAGGTAAACCGATGCCTGAATCATTACGAGAACTGGTAGTAAGAACCGGTTTAGAAGAGTTGATGGGGCTGGTGAGTATGCTTAGCCACGCATCTCGAATTGGGGGGAGCTTAGTCAACTCCTTACGTGAATACACAGAAGATTACAGGGATAAGCGTCAACAAGCAGCGGAAGAAATTGCTGCAAAAATCCCAGTCAAGATGATGTTTCCAATGGTGATATTTATTTGGCCATGCTTTTTCATTGTGGCTATCGGACCTGCGTTAATTTCATTGGCTGAGGCATTTTCTAATTAG